One window from the genome of Variovorax sp. PAMC26660 encodes:
- a CDS encoding putative selenate ABC transporter substrate-binding protein, which yields MNKLSRLALALTLSLTAFGAFAQGVLRVSAIPDEAPTELQRKFTPLGDYLKKETGMDVQFTPVTDYAAVVEGLATNKIDMAWLGGFTFVQARIRTNGGAVPIVQRAEDEVFTSKFIVPIDSPAKTLADLKGKTFAFGAPSSTSGSLMPRYFLLQAGINPEKDFKTVAFSGAHDATVAFVAASRAEAGVLNASVWDKLVESKNPNAAKVRVLATTPTYYDYNWTVRPGMDPVLQKKLTDAFLKLDPANPAHKEIMALQRASKFIPTKSSNYDGIETAGKSAGLIK from the coding sequence ATGAACAAACTGTCCCGACTGGCGCTTGCGCTGACCCTCTCCCTCACGGCCTTCGGCGCCTTTGCCCAAGGCGTCCTGCGCGTCTCGGCCATCCCCGACGAGGCACCCACCGAACTGCAGCGCAAGTTCACGCCGCTGGGCGACTACCTGAAGAAGGAAACCGGCATGGACGTGCAGTTCACGCCCGTGACCGACTACGCCGCCGTGGTCGAGGGCCTGGCGACGAACAAGATCGACATGGCCTGGCTCGGCGGCTTCACCTTCGTGCAGGCGCGCATCCGCACCAACGGCGGCGCGGTGCCGATCGTGCAGCGCGCGGAAGACGAGGTGTTCACCAGCAAGTTCATCGTGCCGATCGACAGCCCCGCCAAGACGCTGGCCGACCTGAAGGGCAAGACCTTCGCTTTCGGTGCGCCGTCTTCCACCTCGGGCAGCCTGATGCCGCGCTACTTCCTGCTGCAAGCCGGCATCAACCCAGAGAAGGACTTCAAGACGGTCGCGTTCTCGGGCGCGCACGACGCCACGGTGGCCTTCGTGGCCGCGTCGCGCGCTGAAGCGGGCGTGCTCAACGCCTCGGTGTGGGACAAGCTGGTCGAGTCGAAGAACCCCAACGCCGCCAAGGTGCGCGTGCTCGCGACCACGCCGACGTACTACGACTACAACTGGACGGTGCGCCCCGGCATGGACCCGGTGCTGCAGAAGAAGCTGACCGACGCTTTCCTGAAGCTCGACCCGGCCAACCCGGCGCACAAGGAAATCATGGCGCTGCAGCGCGCGAGCAAGTTCATTCCGACCAAGTCGTCGAACTACGATGGCATCGAGACGGCGGGCAAGTCGGCGGGTTTGATCAAGTGA
- a CDS encoding phosphonate ABC transporter ATP-binding protein: protein MSFSLEGVGVVHPNGQRALAGVTLAARDGERIAVIGPSGAGKTTLLRVLGAALRPGEGEVQTLGASPWQLPASALKKLRARIGTVHQAPPIAPRLRVVTAVLAGRLGEWSAARALGSLFYPSDIAGAHEVLSRLALEDRLFDRCDRLSGGQLQRVGIARALYQCPALLLADEPVSALDPTLADAAIGQLVAQSESTGATLVASLHAVDLALRWFPRVVGMRNGQVMFDLPATQVTSAMLDTLYASEGGVATQGPLPPTVTATEPAFQRPDCP, encoded by the coding sequence ATGAGCTTTTCGCTGGAAGGCGTGGGCGTGGTGCACCCCAACGGCCAGCGCGCGCTGGCCGGAGTGACGCTGGCCGCGCGCGACGGCGAACGCATCGCCGTCATCGGCCCCTCGGGTGCCGGCAAGACCACGCTGCTGCGTGTGCTCGGTGCCGCGCTGCGCCCGGGAGAAGGCGAGGTCCAGACCCTGGGTGCCAGCCCTTGGCAGTTGCCGGCAAGCGCACTGAAGAAACTGCGCGCGCGCATCGGCACCGTGCACCAGGCGCCACCGATTGCACCGCGCCTGCGGGTGGTCACGGCCGTGCTGGCGGGGCGCCTGGGCGAGTGGTCGGCGGCACGCGCGCTGGGCTCGCTCTTCTATCCCTCGGACATTGCGGGCGCGCACGAGGTGCTGTCGCGGCTGGCTTTGGAAGACCGCCTGTTCGATCGCTGCGACCGCCTCTCCGGCGGCCAGTTGCAGCGCGTGGGCATCGCGCGTGCGCTGTACCAGTGCCCCGCCCTGTTGCTGGCCGACGAACCCGTGTCCGCGCTCGACCCGACGCTGGCCGACGCGGCCATCGGCCAACTGGTCGCGCAGAGCGAATCGACCGGCGCCACGCTGGTGGCCTCGCTGCACGCGGTGGACCTGGCGCTGCGCTGGTTTCCCCGCGTCGTCGGCATGCGCAACGGACAGGTGATGTTCGACCTGCCCGCCACGCAGGTCACGTCCGCGATGCTCGACACGCTCTATGCCAGCGAAGGCGGCGTGGCCACGCAAGGGCCGCTGCCACCGACTGTCACTGCGACGGAGCCGGCGTTCCAGCGACCGGACTGCCCTTGA
- a CDS encoding PhnE/PtxC family ABC transporter permease, which translates to MSGTTSPQQVPTRAAVALRDPQAWRRLAGWLAALVIAWPMLALSEFKPWALFGSGNLAVIGGFLAGFFPPEGSPDFLALLAKATLETLAMATAGTALALLIGAPLAFVTTRALSISRIGPGPGRVQAAVVRQAARWLLMVLRAIPEIVWALLFVRALGLGPAAGVLALAITYGGMLGKVYAEILESTDTRPARALLEGGSGRLAALCYGLLPHTAQELASYTVYRWECAVRASVVMGFVGAGGLGQLMDQSMKMLNGGEASSILLVFLALVLLADVLSNALRRLLA; encoded by the coding sequence TTGAGCGGCACTACGTCGCCACAGCAGGTGCCGACACGCGCCGCCGTCGCGCTGCGCGACCCGCAGGCATGGCGCCGCCTGGCCGGCTGGTTGGCCGCGCTCGTCATCGCATGGCCGATGCTGGCGCTGTCGGAGTTCAAGCCGTGGGCGCTGTTCGGCAGCGGCAACCTCGCCGTCATCGGCGGTTTTCTCGCGGGCTTCTTTCCGCCCGAAGGCTCGCCTGACTTTCTGGCCCTCCTCGCCAAGGCCACGCTCGAAACGCTGGCCATGGCCACGGCGGGCACCGCGCTCGCGTTGCTGATCGGCGCGCCGCTGGCCTTCGTGACCACGCGCGCGCTGTCCATCTCGCGCATTGGCCCGGGGCCCGGCCGCGTGCAGGCCGCCGTGGTGCGGCAGGCGGCGCGCTGGCTGCTGATGGTGCTGCGCGCCATTCCCGAGATCGTGTGGGCGCTGCTCTTCGTGCGCGCGCTCGGCCTCGGCCCGGCGGCCGGCGTGCTGGCGTTGGCCATCACCTACGGCGGCATGCTGGGCAAGGTCTACGCCGAGATCCTCGAATCGACCGACACGCGCCCGGCGCGCGCGCTGCTCGAAGGCGGCAGCGGCCGGCTGGCAGCACTGTGCTACGGCCTGCTGCCGCACACCGCGCAGGAGCTGGCTTCATACACCGTGTACCGCTGGGAATGCGCGGTACGCGCCTCGGTGGTGATGGGTTTTGTCGGCGCGGGCGGACTGGGGCAACTGATGGACCAGTCGATGAAGATGCTCAACGGCGGCGAGGCCAGCAGCATCCTGCTGGTGTTCCTCGCGCTCGTGCTGCTGGCGGACGTGTTGAGCAACGCGCTGCGAAGGCTGCTCGCATGA
- the phnE gene encoding phosphonate ABC transporter, permease protein PhnE, with protein MSMNLPPRPRPCLRCWFTVLLIAAAVVASFVYLGIDYSALGSAESLRLMGKFIAEFFPPDVSSDFLVKVGNGALQTLAVSALGTVLAALAGAVLALPASGRAGGLPRHAARFILNFLRSVPELVWAALMVLAAGIGPFAGALALSLHTTGVLGRLFAEALENAPREPEHALTLAGAGPVTAFSYASLPIVLPQWVAYTLYRWEMNIRMAAVLGFVGGGGLGQLLYFHLSIFQQQQAMTVLIAMFVLVTFVDFASARLRKGLGPAYA; from the coding sequence ATGAGCATGAATCTGCCGCCGCGTCCGCGCCCTTGCCTGCGCTGCTGGTTCACCGTGCTGCTGATCGCAGCGGCGGTGGTCGCCAGCTTCGTCTACCTCGGCATCGACTACAGCGCGCTGGGGTCGGCCGAGTCGCTGCGGCTGATGGGCAAGTTCATCGCCGAGTTCTTCCCGCCCGACGTGTCGTCCGACTTCCTCGTGAAGGTGGGCAACGGCGCCTTGCAGACGCTGGCGGTGTCGGCGCTCGGGACCGTGCTTGCGGCGCTGGCGGGCGCTGTGCTCGCGCTGCCCGCATCGGGCCGTGCGGGCGGACTGCCGCGCCATGCGGCGCGCTTCATCCTGAACTTCCTGCGCAGCGTGCCCGAGCTGGTCTGGGCCGCGCTGATGGTGCTGGCCGCCGGCATCGGCCCGTTCGCCGGTGCGCTGGCGTTGTCGCTGCACACCACGGGCGTGCTGGGACGGCTGTTCGCCGAGGCGCTGGAAAACGCGCCGCGCGAGCCCGAACACGCCCTGACGCTGGCGGGTGCCGGCCCGGTCACCGCCTTCAGCTACGCCAGCCTGCCGATCGTGCTGCCGCAATGGGTGGCCTACACGCTCTACCGCTGGGAGATGAACATCCGCATGGCCGCGGTGCTGGGCTTCGTGGGCGGCGGCGGGCTGGGCCAGTTGCTGTACTTCCACCTGTCGATCTTTCAGCAGCAGCAGGCGATGACGGTGTTGATCGCGATGTTCGTGCTGGTGACCTTCGTGGACTTTGCGAGCGCTCGCTTGCGAAAGGGGCTTGGCCCTGCCTATGCCTGA
- the mnmH gene encoding tRNA 2-selenouridine(34) synthase MnmH: MSHRQPVRVGDRHAFDTLIDARSPAEFALDHIPGAINCPVLDDEERRIVGTVYVQTGAFEARRIGGAMVAANIARHLRDTLADRPENWKPLVYCWRGGMRSGSMVTWLRLVGWDAQQLAGGYKSFRRHVISQIDALTPQLDLRVVCGATGSAKTRVLHALVERGAQVLDLEDFASHKGSLLGSLPGVPQPSQKHFETRIATVLEAIDLSRPLYVEGESVRIGRLSLPLSLVARMRAAPCIEVRATPEARLAYLLRDYAYLGDDREALADKMGVLKEMQGKETVTRWQQWAREADLPHLFAELMTLHYDPHYEKSQELHFKAWAQRQSVPATDLSDQGIEAVADAVLALDGRASPSA; this comes from the coding sequence ATGAGTCATCGCCAGCCCGTGCGGGTCGGCGACCGCCACGCCTTCGACACGCTGATCGACGCCCGCTCGCCGGCCGAGTTCGCGCTCGACCATATTCCCGGCGCCATCAACTGCCCGGTGCTCGACGACGAGGAACGCCGCATCGTCGGCACCGTGTACGTGCAGACCGGCGCCTTCGAGGCGCGGCGCATCGGCGGCGCGATGGTCGCGGCCAACATCGCCAGGCATCTGCGCGACACGCTGGCCGACCGGCCCGAGAACTGGAAGCCGCTGGTCTACTGCTGGCGCGGCGGCATGCGCAGCGGCTCGATGGTGACGTGGCTGCGCCTCGTGGGCTGGGACGCGCAGCAGCTCGCGGGCGGCTACAAGAGCTTTCGCCGCCACGTGATCTCGCAGATCGACGCGCTGACCCCGCAGCTCGACCTGCGCGTGGTCTGCGGCGCCACCGGCAGCGCCAAGACACGCGTGCTGCATGCGCTGGTCGAGCGCGGCGCGCAGGTGCTCGACCTGGAAGATTTCGCCAGCCACAAGGGTTCGCTGCTCGGCTCGCTGCCGGGCGTGCCGCAACCATCGCAAAAGCACTTCGAGACGCGCATCGCCACCGTGCTCGAAGCCATCGACCTGTCGCGCCCGCTGTATGTCGAGGGCGAGAGCGTCCGCATCGGGCGGCTGTCGCTGCCCTTGTCGCTGGTGGCGCGCATGCGTGCGGCGCCGTGCATCGAGGTGCGCGCCACGCCCGAGGCACGGCTGGCCTATCTACTGCGCGACTACGCCTACCTGGGCGACGACCGCGAGGCGCTCGCCGACAAGATGGGCGTGCTCAAGGAAATGCAGGGCAAGGAAACGGTCACGCGCTGGCAGCAATGGGCGCGCGAAGCCGACCTGCCCCATCTGTTCGCCGAGCTGATGACGCTGCACTACGACCCGCATTACGAGAAGTCGCAGGAGCTGCACTTCAAGGCCTGGGCCCAACGCCAGAGCGTGCCTGCGACCGACCTGTCGGATCAGGGCATCGAGGCGGTGGCCGATGCGGTGCTGGCGCTCGACGGACGCGCGAGTCCGTCGGCATAG
- the fdhD gene encoding formate dehydrogenase accessory sulfurtransferase FdhD codes for MQDIPESDDTLPPLSRHAVHVFGERGVAPEGVIRDDTLAAEVPVALVFNGVSHAVMMATPQDLDVFALGFALSEGILDTAADCRGIDVRTVDALDAGLPEGMPGIEVRLEVSTRSFERLKDRRRSLAGRTGCGVCGVESFAGLDLSPQRVPQRDWIERIDLPTVLRAFAAMPPRQTLNAEAGAIHAAAWATVDGELTDLMEDVGRHNALDKLLGKLAQAGRLAEPGFVLMSSRGSHELVRKCARLGIAAMATISAPTSMGVRMAELSGLRFWGLCRAPRGVLYADGLARPSSASTASATASMP; via the coding sequence ATGCAAGACATCCCTGAATCCGACGACACCCTGCCGCCGCTCTCGCGGCATGCCGTGCATGTTTTCGGCGAACGCGGCGTCGCACCCGAAGGCGTGATTCGCGACGACACGCTGGCGGCCGAGGTGCCGGTGGCGCTGGTCTTCAACGGCGTCTCGCACGCGGTGATGATGGCCACGCCGCAAGACCTCGACGTCTTTGCGCTGGGCTTTGCATTGAGCGAAGGCATCCTCGATACCGCAGCCGATTGCCGCGGCATCGACGTGCGGACGGTCGACGCACTCGACGCGGGCCTGCCCGAAGGCATGCCGGGCATCGAGGTGCGGCTCGAAGTGTCCACGCGCAGCTTCGAGCGCCTGAAGGACCGCCGCCGCAGCCTCGCGGGCCGCACCGGTTGCGGCGTGTGCGGTGTCGAAAGTTTCGCGGGGCTGGACCTCTCGCCGCAGCGCGTGCCGCAGCGCGACTGGATCGAACGCATCGACCTGCCCACCGTGCTGCGCGCCTTCGCCGCCATGCCACCGCGCCAGACCCTCAACGCCGAAGCCGGTGCGATCCACGCCGCCGCATGGGCCACGGTGGATGGCGAACTCACCGACCTGATGGAAGACGTCGGGCGCCACAACGCGCTCGACAAGCTGCTCGGCAAGCTCGCGCAGGCGGGCCGCCTGGCAGAGCCCGGCTTCGTGCTGATGTCCAGCCGTGGCAGCCATGAACTCGTGCGCAAGTGCGCGCGCCTGGGCATTGCGGCGATGGCGACCATCTCCGCGCCAACCTCGATGGGCGTGCGCATGGCCGAACTCAGCGGCCTGCGCTTCTGGGGGCTGTGCCGCGCGCCGCGCGGCGTGCTCTATGCCGACGGACTCGCGCGTCCGTCGAGCGCCAGCACCGCATCGGCCACCGCCTCGATGCCCTGA
- a CDS encoding FdhF/YdeP family oxidoreductase, translated as MSEQKIEFYKGPAGGWGALRSVTNALLRQDIPIKGAKTLLSANQPDGFDCPGCAWPDRNHASTFEFCENGVKAVAAEATARRAGPALFAKHTVAELAAQSDFWLEDQGRLTHPMVYDAASDKYVPIEWDDAFALVARHLNALPDPNQAMFYTSGRASNEAAFLYQLFVREYGTNNFPDCSNMCHEPSGSGMRPQIGVGKGTVTLEDFEKADAIFIFGQNPGTNHPRMLGELRAASKRGARIVSFNPLRERGLERFADPQDKLEMATMGSTPISTHYFQLRVGGDFSAVKGMMKHVIEREDAAVARGEASVLDHAFIATHTTGFETLADDLRAESWDVLVQESGLTQAQIRAAAEVYLGARKVIACWGMGITQHQHSVATIQMILNWLMLCGHMGREGAGACPVRGHSNVQGDRTMGIWEKPPVALLDRLQQVFGFEPPRKNGVDTVEAIQLMLDGKGKVFFALGGNFAAATPDTYQTWKGLQQCDLTVHVTTKLNRSHIVHGREALILPCLGRTEIDMQAHGPQGVTVEDSMSMVHISMGINPPASEHLLSEPAIVARLAAATIGARSNTPWLWLIEDYARIRDKIEAVFDDFKDFNARVAHPGGFRLRNTASERVWATASKKAVFFTHAVPLDTPSHRARARYGKKGDTLVFTLLTTRSHDQYNTTIYGMDDRYRGVFGQRRVVFIHKEDIRVLGMKDGDWVDIQTVWSDGQERRADRFKLVAYDIPRGNLAAYYPETNPLVPLSSVAENAGTPTSKSIPVVLSLHVAPAPAPVDADAVAA; from the coding sequence ATGAGCGAGCAGAAGATCGAGTTTTACAAGGGTCCCGCCGGCGGCTGGGGCGCATTGCGCAGCGTGACGAATGCGCTGCTGCGGCAGGACATTCCCATCAAGGGCGCGAAAACGCTGCTCTCGGCCAACCAGCCCGACGGCTTTGACTGCCCCGGCTGCGCGTGGCCCGACCGCAACCATGCCTCGACCTTCGAGTTCTGCGAGAACGGTGTGAAGGCCGTGGCGGCCGAAGCCACCGCCCGCCGCGCCGGTCCTGCGCTGTTTGCAAAGCACACCGTGGCCGAGCTGGCCGCGCAAAGCGACTTCTGGCTCGAAGACCAGGGGCGGCTCACGCACCCCATGGTCTACGACGCGGCCAGCGACAAATACGTGCCCATCGAATGGGACGATGCCTTTGCGCTTGTCGCGCGCCATCTGAACGCGCTGCCCGACCCGAATCAGGCCATGTTCTACACCTCGGGCCGGGCGAGCAATGAAGCCGCCTTCCTGTACCAGCTGTTCGTGCGTGAGTACGGCACCAACAACTTTCCCGACTGCTCGAACATGTGCCACGAGCCCAGCGGCAGCGGCATGCGTCCGCAGATCGGCGTGGGCAAGGGCACGGTCACGCTCGAGGACTTCGAGAAGGCCGACGCCATCTTCATCTTCGGCCAGAACCCCGGCACCAACCATCCGCGCATGCTCGGCGAGCTGCGTGCGGCGTCCAAGCGCGGCGCGCGCATCGTGAGCTTCAACCCGCTGCGCGAACGTGGCCTGGAGCGCTTTGCCGATCCGCAGGACAAGCTGGAGATGGCGACCATGGGCTCCACGCCCATCAGCACGCACTACTTCCAGTTGCGCGTGGGCGGTGATTTCTCGGCGGTCAAGGGGATGATGAAACACGTCATCGAGCGCGAAGACGCGGCCGTGGCGCGCGGCGAAGCCTCGGTGCTCGACCACGCCTTCATCGCCACGCACACCACGGGATTCGAGACGCTGGCCGACGACCTGCGCGCCGAATCGTGGGACGTGCTGGTGCAGGAATCCGGACTCACGCAAGCGCAGATCCGCGCCGCCGCCGAGGTGTACCTCGGCGCCAGGAAGGTCATCGCCTGCTGGGGCATGGGCATCACGCAGCACCAGCATTCGGTGGCCACGATCCAGATGATCCTCAACTGGCTCATGCTGTGCGGCCACATGGGCCGCGAGGGCGCGGGTGCCTGCCCGGTGCGCGGCCACAGCAACGTCCAGGGCGACCGCACCATGGGCATCTGGGAAAAGCCGCCGGTGGCGCTGCTCGACCGGCTGCAGCAGGTGTTCGGCTTCGAGCCACCGCGCAAGAACGGCGTGGACACGGTCGAGGCCATCCAGTTGATGCTCGACGGCAAGGGCAAGGTGTTCTTCGCGCTCGGCGGCAATTTCGCGGCCGCCACGCCAGACACCTACCAGACCTGGAAGGGCCTGCAGCAGTGCGACCTGACGGTGCACGTGACCACCAAGCTCAACCGCAGTCACATCGTGCACGGTCGCGAGGCGCTGATCCTGCCCTGCCTGGGCCGCACCGAGATCGACATGCAGGCCCACGGCCCGCAGGGCGTGACGGTGGAAGACTCGATGAGCATGGTCCACATCTCGATGGGCATCAACCCGCCCGCGTCGGAGCACCTGCTGTCGGAGCCGGCCATCGTGGCGCGGCTCGCGGCCGCGACCATCGGCGCGCGCAGCAACACGCCATGGCTGTGGCTCATCGAAGACTACGCACGCATCCGCGACAAGATCGAAGCGGTGTTCGATGACTTCAAGGACTTCAACGCACGCGTGGCGCACCCCGGCGGTTTTCGCCTGCGCAACACCGCGAGCGAACGGGTGTGGGCCACCGCGTCGAAAAAGGCCGTGTTCTTCACGCACGCCGTGCCGCTGGACACGCCCTCGCACCGGGCCCGCGCGCGCTATGGCAAGAAGGGTGACACGCTGGTCTTCACGCTGCTCACCACGCGTTCGCACGACCAGTACAACACCACCATCTACGGCATGGACGACCGCTACCGCGGCGTGTTCGGCCAGCGGCGTGTGGTGTTCATCCACAAGGAAGACATCCGCGTGCTGGGCATGAAGGACGGCGACTGGGTGGACATTCAGACGGTGTGGAGCGACGGCCAGGAGCGCCGTGCCGACCGCTTCAAGCTCGTGGCCTACGACATTCCACGCGGCAACCTCGCGGCCTACTACCCTGAGACCAACCCGCTGGTGCCGCTGTCGTCGGTGGCGGAGAACGCGGGCACGCCGACTTCCAAGTCCATCCCGGTGGTGCTGTCGCTGCATGTGGCGCCAGCTCCTGCGCCGGTGGATGCCGACGCCGTCGCGGCATGA
- a CDS encoding ABC transporter ATP-binding protein, with the protein MIDVDLKLTVKDGARRFDLAVRFQTDVPFAALYGPSGAGKSLTLQAIAGLLHPSAGHVRLDGRTLYDSAQRIDVPAPARRIGYLFQNYALFPHLTVRENVAFGLTAWYRRSLPTKDAERVQALLESFGLAALADSRPQKLSGGQQQRVALARALACEPQVLLLDEPFAALNPMLRSELRNELAQVRKQWGIPVLMITHDIEDVLALADVAFVYKDGQVVREIDLHNAQSRDFALRDIAGVPEVEDTPLRSKLRGLLMQDMRGT; encoded by the coding sequence ATGATCGACGTCGATCTGAAACTGACGGTGAAGGACGGAGCCCGGCGCTTCGACCTGGCCGTGCGCTTTCAGACCGACGTTCCCTTCGCCGCGCTCTACGGCCCTTCGGGCGCGGGCAAGTCGCTGACCCTGCAGGCCATTGCCGGCCTGCTGCATCCTTCGGCGGGCCATGTGCGGCTGGACGGCCGCACGCTGTACGACTCGGCGCAGCGCATCGACGTGCCTGCGCCGGCGCGCCGCATCGGCTATCTGTTTCAGAACTACGCGCTGTTTCCGCATCTCACGGTGCGCGAGAACGTGGCCTTCGGGCTGACCGCGTGGTATCGCCGCAGCCTGCCGACCAAGGACGCCGAGCGCGTGCAGGCCCTGCTCGAAAGCTTCGGCCTTGCCGCGCTGGCCGACAGCCGGCCGCAGAAGCTCTCGGGCGGCCAACAGCAGCGCGTGGCCCTGGCGCGCGCGCTGGCCTGCGAGCCGCAGGTGTTGCTGCTCGACGAACCCTTTGCCGCCCTGAACCCGATGCTGCGCAGCGAACTGCGCAACGAATTGGCGCAGGTGCGCAAGCAGTGGGGCATTCCGGTCCTGATGATCACGCACGACATCGAGGACGTGCTGGCCCTGGCCGACGTGGCCTTCGTCTACAAGGACGGCCAGGTGGTGCGCGAGATCGACCTGCACAACGCGCAAAGCCGCGACTTCGCCCTGCGGGACATCGCCGGCGTACCGGAGGTCGAAGACACGCCGCTGCGCAGCAAGCTGCGCGGGCTGCTGATGCAGGACATGCGCGGCACCTGA
- the modA gene encoding molybdate ABC transporter substrate-binding protein — protein sequence MRPFRLLSLVVALALPLAAAAQQITVSAAASLTDAFKEIGPKFEAAKSGATVRFNFAASGVLLQQISQGAPVDVFASADQETMNRGVEQKAIDTATRKDFVTNSLVLIEPTKDAVGLKTLQDLTGAGVKKIAVGKTATVPVGRYTKQVLDGANLWTVLEPKFVQADSVRQVLDYVSRGEVEAGFVYRTDAAVAGDKVKVAFTPTGHTPVTYPIAVVADSKQKALAGDFIAFLSTPAAQEVLTRYGFGKP from the coding sequence ATGCGTCCGTTCCGTCTCTTGTCTCTCGTGGTTGCTCTCGCACTGCCGCTGGCTGCCGCCGCGCAGCAGATCACCGTGTCCGCTGCCGCCAGCCTGACCGACGCGTTCAAGGAAATCGGTCCGAAGTTCGAGGCGGCAAAGTCGGGCGCCACGGTGCGCTTCAACTTCGCCGCTTCGGGCGTGCTGCTGCAGCAGATCAGCCAGGGCGCGCCCGTCGACGTGTTCGCCAGCGCCGACCAGGAAACCATGAACCGCGGTGTGGAGCAGAAGGCGATCGACACCGCCACGCGCAAGGACTTCGTGACCAACAGCCTGGTGCTCATCGAGCCGACCAAGGACGCCGTCGGCTTGAAGACGCTGCAAGACCTGACCGGCGCCGGTGTGAAGAAGATCGCCGTCGGCAAGACCGCCACCGTGCCGGTCGGCCGCTACACCAAGCAGGTGCTGGACGGTGCCAACCTCTGGACCGTGCTCGAACCCAAGTTCGTGCAGGCCGACAGCGTGCGCCAGGTGCTCGACTACGTGAGCCGTGGCGAGGTCGAAGCCGGCTTTGTCTACCGCACCGATGCGGCCGTGGCCGGCGACAAGGTGAAGGTTGCGTTCACCCCCACGGGCCACACGCCCGTGACCTACCCGATCGCCGTGGTCGCCGACAGCAAGCAGAAGGCATTGGCCGGCGACTTCATCGCTTTCCTCTCGACGCCCGCCGCACAGGAAGTGCTCACGCGCTACGGCTTCGGCAAGCCATGA
- the modB gene encoding molybdate ABC transporter permease subunit, whose product MNTTQSLIASTDWFPLALSLKVAAVATLLALVVGVALGWVFARKRFFGRNVLEAVFMLPLVLPPTVIGYAILVAAGRRSPLGAWLREHLDYTIIFSWHGAVVASAVVALPLVLKSASAAFAGVDRSLEAAASTLRQSPFSVFLRVTLPLAWPGILAGTLLAFARAMGEFGASLMVAGSIPKQTQTLSMAIYDAVQSGHDDLALLLVIVTSVLSITVLVLSNRFFSLR is encoded by the coding sequence ATGAACACGACGCAATCGCTCATCGCCTCGACGGACTGGTTTCCGCTGGCCCTGTCGCTCAAGGTCGCCGCGGTCGCGACCCTGCTGGCGCTGGTCGTGGGCGTGGCCTTGGGCTGGGTGTTCGCGCGCAAGCGTTTTTTCGGACGCAACGTGCTGGAAGCCGTGTTCATGCTGCCGCTGGTGCTGCCGCCCACGGTGATCGGCTACGCGATCCTGGTGGCGGCCGGCCGCCGCAGCCCGCTGGGCGCGTGGCTGCGCGAGCACCTCGACTACACCATCATCTTCAGTTGGCATGGTGCCGTGGTGGCCTCGGCCGTGGTGGCGCTGCCGCTGGTGCTCAAGTCGGCCAGCGCCGCTTTCGCGGGCGTCGACCGCTCGCTCGAAGCGGCGGCGAGCACGCTGCGCCAGTCGCCGTTCTCGGTGTTCCTGCGCGTCACGCTGCCGCTGGCCTGGCCGGGCATCCTGGCCGGCACGCTGCTGGCCTTCGCGCGGGCCATGGGCGAGTTCGGTGCCTCGCTGATGGTGGCGGGGTCCATTCCGAAGCAGACCCAGACGCTGTCGATGGCCATCTACGACGCAGTGCAGTCCGGGCATGACGACCTCGCGCTGCTGCTGGTCATCGTGACTTCGGTGCTGTCGATCACCGTGCTGGTGCTGTCGAACCGATTTTTCTCACTTCGCTGA
- a CDS encoding nitroreductase, with amino-acid sequence MTHMWRHMTGAERILEVLLTRRSVSPRRLQQPGPHADELDAILQAGLRAPDHGSLHPWRVIEFRSQNREALAWCFEQEKLRRDPLASPTDLKRSREHATRPPVLLGFVVSPRERSRVPAREQWLSAGAALGNILSAAHQLGYGAIVLSGERCYDETLARQVGVLPGEYLAGFISMGTIREAPPQARETLSQSVWSCWQGDALPASSPEPDAQPILSSERMRGN; translated from the coding sequence ATGACGCACATGTGGCGGCACATGACAGGTGCGGAGCGCATCCTCGAAGTCCTGCTGACGCGGCGCTCGGTATCGCCGCGGCGGCTGCAGCAACCGGGGCCCCATGCCGATGAACTCGACGCCATCCTCCAGGCCGGTTTGCGCGCGCCCGATCACGGCAGCCTGCACCCTTGGCGCGTCATCGAATTCCGTTCGCAGAACCGCGAGGCGCTGGCCTGGTGCTTCGAGCAGGAAAAGCTGCGGCGCGACCCGCTCGCCAGCCCGACCGACCTGAAGCGTTCGCGTGAACACGCCACGCGCCCGCCCGTGCTGCTCGGCTTCGTGGTGTCGCCGCGCGAGCGCAGCCGGGTGCCGGCGCGCGAGCAGTGGCTGAGCGCCGGCGCGGCGCTGGGCAACATCCTGAGCGCGGCGCACCAGTTGGGCTACGGCGCGATCGTGCTGAGCGGCGAACGCTGCTATGACGAGACGCTGGCGCGGCAGGTGGGCGTGCTGCCCGGCGAATACCTGGCGGGCTTCATCAGCATGGGCACCATCCGCGAGGCGCCTCCGCAGGCGCGCGAAACGCTGTCGCAAAGCGTGTGGTCGTGCTGGCAGGGCGATGCGCTGCCAGCTTCATCACCGGAGCCGGACGCTCAGCCCATCCTGTCGTCGGAGCGGATGCGCGGCAACTGA